In Primulina eburnea isolate SZY01 chromosome 3, ASM2296580v1, whole genome shotgun sequence, one DNA window encodes the following:
- the LOC140825953 gene encoding defensin Ec-AMP-D1-like, translating to MGRFANVFLVFMLAMLMGIGPMVGEARFCESQSFRFKGPCVSDSNCASVCHTEGFPGGDCRGFRRRCFCTKPC from the exons ATGGGGCGTTTTGCTAATGTTTTCTTGGTGTTCATGCTTGCCATGCTCATGG GGATTGGGCCAATGGTGGGAGAGGCGAGGTTCTGCGAGTCCCAAAGCTTCCGTTTCAAGGGACCTTGCGTGAGCGATAGCAACTGCGCGTCAGTTTGCCACACAGAGGGCTTTCCCGGCGGAGACTGCCGAGGATTCCGCCGCCGTTGCTTCTGCACCAAGCCTTGCTAA